CTTGATGCCATCGTGTCACTCGGCTACCCGGTGCTCCTCGGAACGTCAAGGAAGTCCATGATCGGACAGGTCCTCGATCTTCCGGTGGAGGAGCGGATGGAAGGGACAGGTGCAACGGTCTGCTACGGCATACAACAAGGATGTCACATTGTCCGCGTGCATGATGTGAAAGAAATGGCCCGGATGGCCAAAATGATGGATGTACTCGTAGGGAAGGAGAAGAGGCATGGATAAGATCCTATTGAACGAAATGGAATTTTACGGCTACCACGGTGTTTTTCAAGAAGAAAATAAGCTTGGGCAGCGGTTCCGGGTAAGTGTAGCGCTTCATCTGGATTTAAAGAAGTCCGGACAGAGTGATCAGCTTGAAGACTCGGTAAACTATGCGGAAATCTACACGATCACGAAAGCGGTCGTCGAAGGGGAGCCGAAGAATTTGGTCGAGGCAGTCGCCGAAGATATCGCTTCAGCCATATTAGACACATTTCAAGTCGTACAAAGCTGTACAATCACATTGATCAAACCTGATCCCCCTATCCCTGGTCACTACCGATCAGTGGCGGTGGAGATCACGAGGAGTCGATAAAATGAGCATTGCCTATCTTTCACTCGGTTCCAATATGGGGGACCGGGCAGGTTATTTACAAAAAGCCCTAAATATTCTCGGTAGTCATGGTAAGATAGAAGTAACAAAACGGTCATCGCTGTATGAAACAGATCCTGTAGGATTTACAGAACAAGATAAGTTTTTGAATATGGTCATTGAAATTCGTACCAGTCTCAGTCCAGAAACTCTATTACATCAGTGCTTGCAGGTGGAATATGACCTTGGAAGGGAAAGGGAGTTCAAGTGGGGGCCCCGCATCATCGACCTTGACATTCTACTTTATGATCAGACATGCATTGAAACCGACGACCTTCTCATTCCCCACCCAAGGATGCAAGAAAGAGCATTCGTACTCATTCCGTTATTAGAGGTTGCTCCACATATTGAGCACCCGTCTCTTAATGCCCCGTTCGTTGAATTTCTGGACGAAATACCTGACAAAGAAGGAGTTCGGTTATGGAAACAGATAAATGGGGAAGACGCATTCGTGCATTCAGAAAGCTAAAAGGGTATACACAGGAAGGGCTGGCCAAGGAACTTTCCATCTCCGTCTCGGTCCTCGGAGAAGTGGAAAGGGGAAGCCGTATCCCGAAAGAAGAGTTTTTAGAAAATGTTGCTAAAGTACTCAACATCCCTTTGCAGGAACTTATGCCTTCGGATGAGGAAGAACGGGGAGAATAAATGCAGGCACGCCCGATGAAGAAGCAAGTGGACGGACACATCAGGCGGCGTGACTGCACGCATCGTTTAATCATGCTGGATTTCTTTCAGTAATATGTTATTCTAGAAAAGGCTAGAACCAATATGTGACGCACTCACAGATTGGATCGGGCCTTTTTTAGATTTTTTCAATATTCAGCTGCTTTTTTCACCCCGTTCAGGAAATTCCTGATACATTAGGGGTGTTACAAAGGTCGATATTGTGTAAAATAGTATGGTATATAATCGTATTAGTCTAGTAAAGCAAGCAGATAGAATAGGAGTGAAACACATGAGTCACGAAGAAATCAATGACCAGCTTCGAGTCAGACGCGAAAAAATGGAATCCATCCGTGAAAATGGACAGGACCCGTTCGGTAAACGTTATGAGCGCACACACAGTTCGGCAGAGATTAAATCACAATTTGATGCTTTCTCTAAAGAAGAGCTGGAGGAGAAAGATATCAGTGTTACCATCGCAGGTCGTATCATGACAAAGCGTGGAAAAGGGAAGGCGGGATTTGCCCACCTTCAGGACTTAGCAGGACAAGTTCAAATCTATGTCCGTAAAGACGCGATCGGTGATGAAGCGTACGAACTGTTCAACACAGCGGACCTTGGAGACATCGTCGGGATTACAGGAACAGTATTCAAAACCAAAGTAGGGGAACTTTCCGTTAAAGCGAAGGAATTCCACCTGCTGACAAAATCCCTTCGTCCACTTCCGGAGAAATTCCATGGATTAAAAGACATCGAGCAGCGCTACCGTCAACGCTACCTGGATCTGATCACAAGCCAGGAAAGCAAGGAAACGTTCATCGCCCGCAGCCGTATCATCCAGTCTATGAGAAGATACCTGGACAACAACGGCTACCTGGAAGTCGAAACGCCAATGCTGCACGCAATCGCAGGTGGTGCATCTGCACGCCCGTTCAATACACATCATAACGCGCTGGATATGCCGTTATTCATGCGTATCGCGATTGAGCTTCATTTAAAGCGCCTGATCGTCGGTGGACTTGAGAAAGTCTACGAAATCGGTCGCGTATTCCGTAACGAAGGTGTGTCTACACGACATAACCCTGAGTTCACCATGATCGAACTTTACGAAGCGTATGCAGACTATCGTGACATCATGTCCCTTACTGAAAACATGGTCGCTCATATCGCCAAAGAGGTATTCGGTTCAACAACCGTTCAATATGGCGACAATGAAATTAACCTTGAGCCGGAGTGGACACGTCTTCACATGGTAGATGCGGTAAAAGAGCACACAGGCGTCGACTTCTGGAAAGAAATGACCGACGAAGAAGCCCGTGCCCTTGCTAAAGAACACGGCATCGAAATCAAGGACACAATGCAATACGGCCACGTGGTGAATGAATTCTTCGAACAAAGAGTAGAAGATAAGCTGATCCAGCCAACATTCATCTACGGACACCCGTTGGAAATCTCACCACTTGCGAAGAAGAACGATGAAGACCCGCGCTTCACCGACCGCTTCGAGCTGTTCATCGTAGGTCGTGAGCACGCGAACGCCTTCACTGAGCTTAATGATCCAATCGATCAAAGAGAACGCTTTGAAGCACAGCTGAAAGAACGTGAGCAAGGAAACGACGAAGCCCACATGATGGACAATGACTTCATCGAGGCGCTTGAGTACGGTATGCCGCCAACAGGTGGACTTGGAATCGGAATCGACAGACTTGTCATGCTGTTAACGAACTCTCCGTCCATCCGTGACGTTTTACTATTCCCGTTGATGCGTCATCGTGACTAATCATATATATGAAGAAACAGCAGCGTCTGACGAACCGCTGCTGTTTTATTGTGCGCCCGGCATGGGTGTGATCTATAGGGTGAGAGTCCCGAGCCGTGAAGACAGTTGTAGCGGTTAGCTTAACGCAAGGGTGTCCGGGGTGACCTGGAATCTGAAGGAAGCGGGCGGCAAACCTCCGGTCCGAGGAACACGAATCTCATATAAGGCTTGTTGCACTGGATGAGTCTGCAATACAAGATGAAGTCCGAACTGTCGAAGGTGCAGAAAGTAAATGAGGCGGATAGATGGAGGGAAAGATTACACTCTTACCCGGGGAGATCTGGCGGATACGCCTTGAACACTTGGTAACCGGAGAAGCGATTCTCCGCTGAACCGCCAGAAGTCAGCCGAGGTCATAGTACCGGCTTTTCTCGAGGAAGCCGGGAAGGACTGAACAATCAAGAGAGTGTCACGACCTGGCTCATGGTAACTGAGAGACTCACAGACAATCTGAAAAGAGCTGTCCATTTAGAGGTAACGGTGAATTCCGTGAGGGCTGGTGGAAGTGTGAGGCAGGGCCATCGAAAGAGGAAACGTGACACACGAAGGAAAGGAATATCAGTGATGTTGATGAATATGATTCTGTCTAAACCGAATATGCTTGAAGCACTGAAACGTGTAGAACGTAATAAGGGAAGCCATGGCGTGGATGATATGCCCGTACAAAACCTGCGATCGCATATCATGCGCGAATGGCAGTCGATTCGCAAGAATCTCCTTGGGGGAACCTACAAGCCGGGCCCGGTACGTCGAATCGAAATCCCGAAACCAGACGGCGGCGTCCGGTTGTTAGGCATCCCAACGGTGACAGACCGTATGATTCAACAATCAATTGCCCAGATACTCTCCGGGATATACGAGCCGACCTTCTCTGATCATAGTTATGGGTTCCGACCAAATCGGAGTGCCCATGACGCCGTTAGAAAAGCGAAGATGTATATCCGGGAAGGATATCGCTGGGTTATCGATATAGATTTAGAGAAATTCTTTGACAGAGTGAATCATGATAAGCTCATGGGTCTTCTGGCGAAGAAAGTAAAGGACAAAGCACTTCTGAAACTGATTCGTTCTTACCTCAATGCAGGAATTATGATAGAAGGTGTAAAGGTGAAAAGTGAGGAAGGTACGCCACAGGGCGGACCTCTCAGTCCATTGCTTTCTAACATCATTTTGAATGAACTGGACCAGGAATTAGAGAAACGGGGCTACGCTTTATACGGTACGCAGATGATTGTAATATCTTTGTCCGTTCGCCAAAAGCCGGTAACCGGGTGATGACTTCAGTGACAACGTTTCTTGAGAAGAAACTTAAACTGAAGGTAAACCGAAAGAAATCTGCGGTGGACCGACCTTGGAGAAGAACGTTCCTTGGCTTTAGTTTTACATCAAATCGCAAACCAAAAGTCAGAGTGGCCTCCAAAAGTATAAAACGGTTAAAACAGAAAATCCGCTCTCTAACTTCCAGATCTTCAGGATGGTCGATGGAGGTTCGAATCAGAAAGCTGAACCAATATTTAATGGGATGGATCGGCTATTTTCAGCTGGCTGATACACACAGCTTCCTAAAATACCTGGATGCATGGATCAGAAGAAGATTGCGAATGTGTCTGTGGAAGCAGTGGAAACTGCCGAAAACTAAAGTCCGTAACCTCATTGCGCTCGGCGTTCCAAAATGGAAGGCGTATGAATGGGGAAATACCCGGAAGGGATATTGGAGGATCGCACAAAGTCCAATACTACACAGAACCCTTGGCAATTCCTTTTGGAATCGCCAAGGGCTCCTAAGTCTTATCGATAGGTATGAAAGTCTTCGTCAATCATCTTGATTGAACCGCCGTATACCGATTGGTACGTACGGTGGTGTGAGAGGTCGGGGATTAATCATCCCCTCCTACTCGATTATATCCGGGAGTGGGGGAAGCATGGATCTCAGGGAATGATTGTTCAATTGTAAAACAAAAAGGTTATGTATTTATAAGGTTGTAAGCGGACCTGAAGAAACCGGGCTCTTCCATTACTTTACATAAGGATCATGCCGGCGAATGGAAGGGGATCATATGACGGTCTCCATAGAGTGCAGGTGATAGAGGGACAATGGGAAAGATATTTCAATTAAATTAAAAAAAGTTTAAAATAACCCTTGCGCCCCCTTTGGTATGGTGGTATAGTAATATCTGTTGCCGCGAAACGCGTCACACAAACGAAAAAACTTTTAAAAAAAGTTATTGACTTTAACGAGTTGATAATGTAACATTGTAAGGGTCGCTTCAAGAGAAGCACTTACACATTGAACCTTGAAAACTGAACAAAACAAGACAATACGTCAACGTTAATTCTAGATTTATTTTAAAGAGCTATTCAAACTTTTATCGGAGAGTTTGATCCTGGCTCAGGACGAACGCTGGCGGCGTGCCTAATACATGCAAGTCGAGCGGATTGATGGGAGCTTGCTCCCTGATATCAGCGGCGGACGGGTGAGTAACACGTGGGTAACCTGCCTGTAAGATCGGGATAACTCCGGGAAACCGGGGCTAATACCGGATAATTCATTCCCTCGCATGAGGGAATGTTGAAAGGTGGCTTTTAGCTACCACTTACAGATGGACCCGCGGCGCATTAGCTAGTTGGTGAGGTAACGGCTCACCAAGGCGACGATGCGTAGCCGACCTGAGAGGGTGATCGGCCACACTGGGACTGAGACACGGCCCAGACTCCTACGGGAGGCAGCAGTAGGGAATCTTCCGCAATGGACGAAAGTCTGACGGAGCAACGCCGCGTGAGTGATGAAGGTTTTCGGATCGTAAAGCTCTGTTGTTAGGGAAGAACAAGTGCCGTTCGAATAGGGCGGCGCCTTGACGGTACCTAACCAGAAAGCCACGGCTAACTACGTGCCAGCAGCCGCGGTAATACGTAGGTGGCAAGCGTTGTCCGGAATTATTGGGCGTAAAGCGCGCGCAGGTGGTTCCTTAAGTCTGATGTGAAAGCCCACGGCTCAACCGTGGAGGGTCATTGGAAACTGGGGAACTTGAGTGCAGAAGAGGAAAGTGGAATTCCAAGTGTAGCGGTGAAATGCGTAGATATTTGGAGGAACACCAGTGGCGAAGGCGACTTTCTGGTCTGTAACTGACACTGAGGCGCGAAAGCGTGGGGAGCAAACAGGATTAGATACCCTGGTAGTCCACGCCGTAAACGATGAGTGCTAAGTGTTAGGGGTTTCCGCCCCTTAGTGCTGCAGCTAACGCATTAAGCACTCCGCCTGGGGAGTACGGTCGCAAGACTGAAACTCAAAGGAATTGACGGGGGCCCGCACAAGCGGTGGAGCATGTGGTTTAATTCGAAGCAACGCGAAGAACCTTACCAGGTCTTGACATCCTCTGACAACCCTAGAGATAGGGCTTTCCCCTTCGGGGGACAGAGTGACAGGTGGTGCATGGTTGTCGTCAGCTCGTGTCGTGAGATGTTGGGTTAAGTCCCGCAACGAGCGCAACCCTTGATCTTAGTTGCCAGCATTCAGTTGGGCACTCTAGGATGACTGCCGGTGACAAACCGGAGGAAGGTGGGGATGACGTCAAATCATCATGCCCCTTATGACCTGGGCTACACGTGCTACAATGGACGGTACAAAGGGCTGCAAGACCGCGAGGTTTAGCCAATCCCATAAAACCGTTCTCAGTTCGGATTGCAGGCTGCAACTCGCCTGCATGAAGCTGGAATCGCTAGTAATCGCGGATCAGCATGCCGCGGTGAATACGTTCCCGGGCCTTGTACACACCGCCCGTCACACCACGAGAGTTTGTAACACCCGAAGTCGGTGAGGTAACCTTTGGAGCCAGCCGCCTAAGGTGGGACAGATGATTGGGGTGAAGTCGTAACAAGGTAGCCGTATCGGAAGGTGCGGCTGGATCACCTCCTTTCTAAGGAAGATTTAACAAAAACGTTTGACAGTCGAAGTTTTGTTCAGTTTTGATGGTTTAATAATCATCAAAACTTTTGTCTCTTCTGAGACAGAAATTTGTTCTTTGAAAACTAGATAAAGATAAATTGATAGTCAAGAAATTACCGAGTATCGCCATTTTAGGTTTTAAACCTTATGTAACAACCAATTCGGTTAAGTTATGAAGGGCGCACGGTGGATGCCTTGGCACTAGGAGCCGACGAAGGACGGGACTAACACCGATATGCTTTGGGGAGCTGTAAGTGAGCTTTGATCCAGAGATTTCCGAATGGGGAACCCATTGTTCGTAATGGAACAATATCCATACTTGAATACATAGAGTATGGAAGGCAGACCCAGGGAACTGAAACATCTAAGTACCTGGAGGAAGAGAAAGCAATTGCGATTCCCTGAGTAGCGGCGAGCGAAACGGGATGTAGCCCAAACCAAGAGGCTTGCCTCTTGGGGTTGTAGGACACTCTATACGGAGTTACAAAGGAATGAAGTAGACGAAGAAGTCTGGAAAGGCTCGTCAAAGAAGGTAACAACCCTGTAGTCGAAACGTCATTCCCTCTTGAGTGGATCCTGAGTACGGCGGAACACGTGAAATTCCGTCGGAATCTGGGAGGACCATCTCCCAAGGCTAAATACTACCTAGTGACCGATAGTGAACCAGTACCGTGAGGGAAAGGTGAAAAGCACCCCGGAAGGGGGAGTGAAATAGAACCTGAAACCGTGTGCCTACAAGTAGTCAGAGCCCGTTAACGGGTGATGGCGTGCCTTTTGTAGAATGAACCGGCGAGTTACGATCCCATGCAAGGTTAAGTTGATAAGACGGAGCCGCAGCGAAAGCGAGTCTGAATAGGGCGAATTGAGTATGTGGTCGTAGACCCGAAACCAGGTGATCTACCCATGTCCAGGATGAAGTTCAGGTAACACTGAATGGAGGTCCGAACCCACGCACGTTGAAAAGTGCGGGGATGAGGTGTGGGTAGCGGAGAAATTCCAATCGAACTTGGAGATAGCTGGTTCTCTCCGAAATAGCTTTAGGGCTAGCCTCATGTGTAAGAGTCTTGGAGGTAGAGCACTGTTTGGACTAGGGGCCCTCATCGGGTTACCGAATTCAGACAAACTCCGAATGCCAAAGACTTATCCATGGGAGTCAGACTGCGAGTGATAAGATCCGTAGTCGAAAGGGAAACAGCCCAGACCACCAGCTAAGGTCCCAAAGTATACGTTAAGTGGAAAAGGATGTGGAGTTGCTTAGACAACCAGGATGTTGGCTTAGAAGCAGCCACCATTTAAAGAGTGCGTAATAGCTCACTGGTCGAGTGACTCTGCGCCGAAAATGTACCGGGGCTAAACGTATCACCGAAGCTGTGGATTGACACCTTTAGGTGTCAGTGGTAGGAGAGCGTTCTAAGGACTGCGAAGCTAGACCGTAAGGACTGGTGGAGTGCTTAGAAGTGAGAATGCCGGTATGAGTAGCGAAAGATGGGTGAGAATCCCATC
The nucleotide sequence above comes from Bacillus sp. KH172YL63. Encoded proteins:
- the folK gene encoding 2-amino-4-hydroxy-6-hydroxymethyldihydropteridine diphosphokinase yields the protein MSIAYLSLGSNMGDRAGYLQKALNILGSHGKIEVTKRSSLYETDPVGFTEQDKFLNMVIEIRTSLSPETLLHQCLQVEYDLGREREFKWGPRIIDLDILLYDQTCIETDDLLIPHPRMQERAFVLIPLLEVAPHIEHPSLNAPFVEFLDEIPDKEGVRLWKQINGEDAFVHSES
- the lysS gene encoding lysine--tRNA ligase, which gives rise to MKHMSHEEINDQLRVRREKMESIRENGQDPFGKRYERTHSSAEIKSQFDAFSKEELEEKDISVTIAGRIMTKRGKGKAGFAHLQDLAGQVQIYVRKDAIGDEAYELFNTADLGDIVGITGTVFKTKVGELSVKAKEFHLLTKSLRPLPEKFHGLKDIEQRYRQRYLDLITSQESKETFIARSRIIQSMRRYLDNNGYLEVETPMLHAIAGGASARPFNTHHNALDMPLFMRIAIELHLKRLIVGGLEKVYEIGRVFRNEGVSTRHNPEFTMIELYEAYADYRDIMSLTENMVAHIAKEVFGSTTVQYGDNEINLEPEWTRLHMVDAVKEHTGVDFWKEMTDEEARALAKEHGIEIKDTMQYGHVVNEFFEQRVEDKLIQPTFIYGHPLEISPLAKKNDEDPRFTDRFELFIVGREHANAFTELNDPIDQRERFEAQLKEREQGNDEAHMMDNDFIEALEYGMPPTGGLGIGIDRLVMLLTNSPSIRDVLLFPLMRHRD
- the folB gene encoding dihydroneopterin aldolase, translated to MDKILLNEMEFYGYHGVFQEENKLGQRFRVSVALHLDLKKSGQSDQLEDSVNYAEIYTITKAVVEGEPKNLVEAVAEDIASAILDTFQVVQSCTITLIKPDPPIPGHYRSVAVEITRSR
- a CDS encoding helix-turn-helix domain-containing protein, translating into METDKWGRRIRAFRKLKGYTQEGLAKELSISVSVLGEVERGSRIPKEEFLENVAKVLNIPLQELMPSDEEERGE